Sequence from the Candidatus Sulfotelmatobacter sp. genome:
TCAGGGAGCCGGCATCGGCCCCGAAGCCGCCCCAGCTTCGAGCCCCCGGCACGCTTGATCTATGACCGCGGTTCGCTCATCCTGTCGGGGATAGCGACCTGCATGCGCGCGGCCCTCGCGCGCGAGTCCTGCGCCGTTTCCCACAAGAACAGGAACATTCATGCCCGATTTCATCTACACAATGAAAGACTTGCGCAAGGTCGTGCCGCCCAAGCGCGAGATCCTCAAAGGCATCTGGCTGTCGTTCTACTACGGCGCCAAGATCGGCGTGCTCGGCCTGAACGGCGCGGGCAAGAGTTCGCTGCTCCGGATCATGGCGGGCCAGGATCCCGACTTCATCGGCGAAGCCTTCCTCGGCAAGAGCTACACGGTCGGGTTTCTCGAACAGGAGCCGAAGCTGGATCCCGCCAAGACCGTGCTCGGCAACGTGCAGGACGGCGTCGGCGACAAGATGAAGGTCGTCAATCGCTGGAACGAGGTGAGCACCAAGTTCGCCGAGCCCATGAGCGACGACGAGATGACGAAGCTGGTCGAGGAGCAGGGCAAACTCCAGGACCAGATGGACTCGCAGAACCTGTGGGACCTCGATCGCCAGCTCGAGATCGCGATGGACGCGCTCCGTTGCCCGCCGGGCGACGCCGAGGTGACGCGGCTCTCAGGCGGCGAGAAGCGCCGCGTCGCGCTGTGCCGGCTGCTGCTTCAGAAGCCGGACCTGCTGCTGCTCGACGAACCTACCAACCATCTCGACGCCGAATCGGTGGAATGGCTCGAACGGTACTTGAAGGAATACGCCGGCACCGTGGTGGCGGTGACGCACGATCGCTACTTCCTGGACAACGTCGCGGGCTGGATCCTCGAGCTGGATCGCGGCGCCGGCATTCCCTGGGAAGGCAACTACTCGAGCTGGCTCGATCAGAAGAGAACGCGCCTCGCGCAGGAAGAGAAGAGCGAGACCGCGCGGCAGAAGACGCTGGAGCGCGAACTGGAGTGGGTGCGCATGGCGCCGCGCGCGCGGCAGGCCAAGGGCAAGGCGCGTCTCGCCGCCTACGAGAAGTTGCTCGCCGAAGAGGGGCGCGAGAAGCTCGAGAACATCGAGATCTACATTCCGCCGGGGCCCCGCCTCGGCAACGTCGTGATCGAAGCCGCGGATCTGCGCAAGGGCTACGGCGACAATATCTTGATCGAGGATCTTACCTTCAAGCTCCCTCCCGCCGGCATTGTCGGCGTGATCGGCCCGAACGGCGCCGGAAAGACCACTCTCTTTCGCATGATCACGGGCCAGGAAAAGCCCGACTCGGGAACGCTCAGGGTCGGCGACACCGTGAAGCTCGCCTACGTGGATCAGAGCCGCGACGCGCTGCCGGGCGAGCAGAACGTGTGGGAAGCAATTAGCGATGGGAAGGATCTGATCGAACTGGGCAAGCGTTCGATCAACTCGCGGAGCTACGTCGCGGGCTTCAATTTCAAGGGTGCCGACCAGCAGAAGCGCGTGAAGGACCTGTCGGGCGGCGAGCGCAATCGCGTACACCTGGCGCGCATGCTGAAGAGCGGCGCCAACGTGCTGCTGCTCGACGAGCCCACCAACGATCTCGACGTGGACACGCTGCGCGCTCTGGAAGAGGCGCTGCTCGAATTCGCGGGCTGCGCGGTGGTGATCTCGCACGATCGGTGGTTCCTGGATCGCATCGCCACTCACATGCTGGCGTTCGAGGGCGATTCGCAGGTGCGCTTCTTCGAAGGCAACTTCCAGGCCTACGAAGCCGATCGCCACGAGCGGCTGGGTACCGAGGCCGATACGCCGCATCGAATTCGGTACAAGAAGCTGGTGCACAGCTAGCCAATCCGTCCCCGGCCGTCCCAATTCCTGACGCGGCGTGGACACTTTGGACCGCCGCGCGGGCCGATACTCCGGGCATGCTGGACCGAGCGCGCATCAGTCCGGGGATCGCCGCGACGCTGCTGTTGGCGCTCGCGACTTCCATCGCGCCGATCGCCCGCTGGTGTCCGCTCCGCTGGGAACAGGTCGACCGGGATGCGCTCCTCGAGTGCGCCGCGTTGCCGATCTCGACGATGGCGAGCTGCTCGACGTTTCAGGCGCTCGCTCGCGAAGCGGCGCGCGAAGGGCGCGCGACCTGTCCCGCGGGGGTGGCTTGTCCGGCGATGAACGCCTGTCCGGCGACGGAGGCGTGTTCGGCGCAGGCG
This genomic interval carries:
- the ettA gene encoding energy-dependent translational throttle protein EttA — its product is MPDFIYTMKDLRKVVPPKREILKGIWLSFYYGAKIGVLGLNGAGKSSLLRIMAGQDPDFIGEAFLGKSYTVGFLEQEPKLDPAKTVLGNVQDGVGDKMKVVNRWNEVSTKFAEPMSDDEMTKLVEEQGKLQDQMDSQNLWDLDRQLEIAMDALRCPPGDAEVTRLSGGEKRRVALCRLLLQKPDLLLLDEPTNHLDAESVEWLERYLKEYAGTVVAVTHDRYFLDNVAGWILELDRGAGIPWEGNYSSWLDQKRTRLAQEEKSETARQKTLERELEWVRMAPRARQAKGKARLAAYEKLLAEEGREKLENIEIYIPPGPRLGNVVIEAADLRKGYGDNILIEDLTFKLPPAGIVGVIGPNGAGKTTLFRMITGQEKPDSGTLRVGDTVKLAYVDQSRDALPGEQNVWEAISDGKDLIELGKRSINSRSYVAGFNFKGADQQKRVKDLSGGERNRVHLARMLKSGANVLLLDEPTNDLDVDTLRALEEALLEFAGCAVVISHDRWFLDRIATHMLAFEGDSQVRFFEGNFQAYEADRHERLGTEADTPHRIRYKKLVHS